A genomic region of Podarcis raffonei isolate rPodRaf1 chromosome 13, rPodRaf1.pri, whole genome shotgun sequence contains the following coding sequences:
- the LOC128400484 gene encoding transmembrane 4 L6 family member 5-like encodes MCTGKCARLVGLSLVTAGLACIVANILLMFPNMQRDWTPQNITTQVWLMGGLVGGGLMVLCTGCSAVRAGGKGCCGYGCCGNRCQMLRSVFCSIFGGLGGFYCLVVSSTALAEGPWCEAKDGTWGSPFKDLSESYLGNRTLWEECLNPPNVVMWHVVLFAILLGLGLVELALCGLQVVNGLVGTVCGDCRKDEDRTGDGGL; translated from the exons ATGTGCACCGGCAAGTGCGCCCGCCTGGTGGGCCTCAGCCTGGTGACCGCCGGCCTGGCCTGCATTGTGGCCAACATCCTCCTGATGTTCCCCAACATGCAGCGGGACTGGACCCCCCAGAACATCACCACCCAAGTGTGGCTCATGGGGGGCCTCGTCGGCGGGGGGCTGATG GTCCTCTGCACCGGGTGCTCTGCTGTGAGGGCCGGAGGGAAAGGCTGCTGCGGATACGGATGCTGCGGGAACAGGTGCCAG ATGCTGCGCTCCGTCTTCTGCTCCATCtttggggggctggggggctTCTACTGCCTGGTGGTGTCGTCCACTGCCCTGGCCGAGGGACCCTGGTGCGAGGCGAAGGACGGGACGTGGGGGTCGCCCTTCAAGGACCTCAG TGAGAGCTACCTGGGCAACCGGACGCTGTGGGAGGAGTGCCTGAACCCCCCCAACGTGGTGATGTGGCACGTGGTCCTCTTCGCCATCCTGCTGGGCCTGGGGCTGGTGGAGCTGGCGCTGTGCGGACTTCAGGTGGTCAACGGGCTGGTGGGCACCGTGTGCGGAGACTGCCGCAAAGACGAGGACCGGACG GGTGACGGGGGCCTTTGA